Genomic segment of Leptospira kanakyensis:
ACCCGTTTTATGAAATAAATTTCGCTTGACGAATATTCGTTAAATTGGAGGATGAGTTTGATTTATTAAACAAAAGGGCGCAAAAATGAAAAAGAATACCCATATTTCGAACCAAAAACAAAGAATTTCTGCAATATTGTGCATTTTCCTTAGTGTATTGAGTTTCACCTCACTCGCAAGCGAAGGCACTTTCCTCCATGTGTCCTTTGACCCGACGAGAGAATTGTACGAAGAAATTAACAAATCCTTCCTAAAAGAATGGAAGGCTAAAAAAGGCAGCGAGTTTGCCATCCAACAATCCCACGGTGGGTCAGGAAAACAAGCTAGGGCCGTGATTGATGGGCTCGATGCAGACGTAGTGAGTCTTGCTCTTTCCTATGACATTGATAGCATTTCCGCCAAATCGGGATTAATCGATGCAAATTGGCAAAAAAAACTTCCAAACAATAGTGTTCCTTACTATTCAACCATCGTATTTTTGGTTCGTAAATCCAATCCTAAAAAAATCAAAGATTGGGATGATATCGTAAAACCAGGAGTTTCTATCATCACTCCTAACCCAAAAACAAGTGGTGGCGCTCGTTGGAATTATTTGGCAGCTTATGGATTTGCGAAACGTAAATACAAATCTGATGAAAAAGCAACAGAGTTTATCAAGGCTCTCTTTAAAAATACATCGGTTCTTGATACGGGAGCTCGCGGGTCTACAACTACTTTTGTCCAAAGAGGAATTGGTGATGTTCTCATCACTTGGGAAAACGAAGCAAAACTTTCACTTGATGAAGAAAAAAGATCTGGTAAAAACACTTTAGAAGTTGTGTATCCATCAGAATCAATCAGAGCAGAAACTCCGGTTGCTGTAGTTACCAAAACTGCTACAGAAAAAGGCAATTTGGAAAAAGCGACTTCCTACTTAGAATTTCTTTATACAAAAGAAGGACAATCGATCATTGCTAAACATTTTTTTAGACCGACAGATAAGGCCGTGGCAAAATCTTCTGCAAAAGAATTTCCCAACATTAAATTATTTTCCCTATCCGATTTAGGGGAAACTTGGGATTCTGCTCAGAAAAAACATTTTGCAGATGCAGGTGTCTTTGATGCCATCTACAAAACCCCTTAAAATATGCTTATAGAAACCCGGCCGTATAAAAAATTACATTTTGGAATCAGTTTAGGACTGACTGTCTTTTATTCGTCCGCGGTTGTCGTCATTCCACTTCTAGGACTCTTTTTCCATTCCCTTGGGATTGGAGTTTCAGGAATCCTGGAAGTGTTTTCAGATGAAAGAATTCGTTCCGCACTTTTTTTAAGTTTCAGTGTGGGTTTCATTTCGGCACTGATCAATCTCTTTGTGGGATTTTTATTTGCTTGGGTTCTTGTCAGATATAACTTTCCTTTCAAAAAATTACTCGATACCTTAATCGATTTACCTTTTACCTTACCCACTGCGGTTGCAGGAATTGCGCTTACTACAATTTATTCTCAAAATGGAATCATTGGATCCTACTTTGAACAGTGGGGAATTAAAATTGCCTACACTCCGATTGGAATTGTCATAGCTCTTGTTTTTATTGGATTTCCTTTTGTTGTAAGAACGGTTCAACCAGTCATCGAAGAGTTACCTAAAGAATTAGAAGAAAGCGCACGCTGCCTTGGTGCCACACCATTCCAAACTTTTTATAAAGTTTTACTTCCTGAACTTTGGCCTTCCCTTCTCGCAGGAACAGGAATGGCTTTTGCACGAAGTATCGGGGAATACGGATCTGTTGTTTTTATTTCCGGAAACATTCCAGGAAAAACTGAGATCCTTCCACTCCTGATCGTCACCAAACTAGAACAATACGAATACGAAAAAGCCACTTCCATTGCTCTTGTCATGTTACTCACATCCTTCGTATTTATGTTTTTGATTAATTTACTCCAAGAACGGGCTTCCAAAAAATTATCATGAAAATCAAAATTATACCCATTTTTCTCGTGATTTTAGCCTATATCTTTGCTGGGATCATTCTGATTTTGCCCATCTACACAGTCTTTTCCGAAGCATTTTCTGAAGGTTATACGAAGTATATCGAATCCATTACTGGTGAATATGCACTTTTTGCCATTGGCCTTACGGTCAAAGTTTCCATTGTTTCTGTGATTTTAAATACAATCTTTGGTGTGACCGCAGCATTTACGATCACGAGATTTAACTTTCCTGGAAAAAATATTTTAGTCACTATCATTGATAGTCCCTTCGCAGTTTCTCCTGTAGTTTCTGGTCTTATCTTTTTATTGTTATTTGGAAGACAAGGTTACTTTGGCGACTTTCTTAACGAACATGGAATCAAAATTGTTTTTAACACTCCGGGTCTTATCCTTGCGACTGTCTTCATTACTTTCCCATTTGTAGCTCGGGAACTAGTTCCCCTCATGCAAAGCCAAGGACGAGAGGAAGAAGAAGCAGGGATGTTACTCGGAGCTAGTTTCTTTCAACTTCTGAGACGTGTCATCCTTCCCAATATCAAATGGGGGCTGTTATACGGTATCATTCTTTGTAATGCCAGAGCCATGGGTGAATTTGGAGCTGTCTCTGTACTCAGTGGCCATATCCGAGGAAAAACAACCACTCT
This window contains:
- a CDS encoding sulfate ABC transporter substrate-binding protein, yielding MKKNTHISNQKQRISAILCIFLSVLSFTSLASEGTFLHVSFDPTRELYEEINKSFLKEWKAKKGSEFAIQQSHGGSGKQARAVIDGLDADVVSLALSYDIDSISAKSGLIDANWQKKLPNNSVPYYSTIVFLVRKSNPKKIKDWDDIVKPGVSIITPNPKTSGGARWNYLAAYGFAKRKYKSDEKATEFIKALFKNTSVLDTGARGSTTTFVQRGIGDVLITWENEAKLSLDEEKRSGKNTLEVVYPSESIRAETPVAVVTKTATEKGNLEKATSYLEFLYTKEGQSIIAKHFFRPTDKAVAKSSAKEFPNIKLFSLSDLGETWDSAQKKHFADAGVFDAIYKTP
- the cysT gene encoding sulfate ABC transporter permease subunit CysT; this translates as MLIETRPYKKLHFGISLGLTVFYSSAVVVIPLLGLFFHSLGIGVSGILEVFSDERIRSALFLSFSVGFISALINLFVGFLFAWVLVRYNFPFKKLLDTLIDLPFTLPTAVAGIALTTIYSQNGIIGSYFEQWGIKIAYTPIGIVIALVFIGFPFVVRTVQPVIEELPKELEESARCLGATPFQTFYKVLLPELWPSLLAGTGMAFARSIGEYGSVVFISGNIPGKTEILPLLIVTKLEQYEYEKATSIALVMLLTSFVFMFLINLLQERASKKLS
- the cysW gene encoding sulfate ABC transporter permease subunit CysW, which codes for MKIKIIPIFLVILAYIFAGIILILPIYTVFSEAFSEGYTKYIESITGEYALFAIGLTVKVSIVSVILNTIFGVTAAFTITRFNFPGKNILVTIIDSPFAVSPVVSGLIFLLLFGRQGYFGDFLNEHGIKIVFNTPGLILATVFITFPFVARELVPLMQSQGREEEEAGMLLGASFFQLLRRVILPNIKWGLLYGIILCNARAMGEFGAVSVLSGHIRGKTTTLPLHIEMLYNEFDSVGAFSCATLLVFLSLLTLIFKLILEKRTASKKNAD